Proteins from a genomic interval of Pseudobdellovibrionaceae bacterium:
- a CDS encoding RDD family protein: protein MEDQSARQIRHHIPTLTRRFYAFYIDEGLRITFFLPFFFMNLGELGLFGDPVKSVASLALGIVTYLAFRMACLYFLGASLGKLACGLRVVDRETGGELQPIQVMLRVIADELAIFFAFAPRALALFRWDRTHLSDWIAETRVVSLKEQAYIPELRPVAGSILVLLGLFWGAAAWL, encoded by the coding sequence GTGGAAGACCAAAGCGCCCGCCAAATAAGACATCACATCCCCACGCTCACGCGGCGGTTTTACGCGTTCTATATCGACGAGGGATTGCGGATCACTTTTTTCCTGCCGTTCTTTTTCATGAATCTCGGCGAGCTCGGGCTTTTCGGCGATCCCGTGAAGAGCGTCGCGAGCCTCGCGCTCGGGATCGTGACCTACCTCGCCTTCCGCATGGCGTGCCTGTATTTCTTGGGCGCAAGCCTCGGGAAACTGGCGTGCGGCCTGCGGGTCGTGGACCGTGAAACGGGCGGGGAGCTTCAGCCGATTCAGGTCATGCTTCGGGTGATTGCGGACGAACTCGCGATCTTTTTCGCCTTCGCGCCCCGGGCGCTGGCCCTTTTTCGCTGGGACCGGACCCATCTTTCGGATTGGATTGCCGAGACCCGGGTGGTCAGCCTGAAAGAGCAAGCCTACATTCCCGAGCTGCGCCCGGTGGCGGGATCGATCCTCGTGCTTTTGGGGCTCTTTTGGGGCGCGGCCGCCTGGCTTTAG